Genomic segment of Brachyhypopomus gauderio isolate BG-103 chromosome 10, BGAUD_0.2, whole genome shotgun sequence:
TCTCACCATACTGCAGACCACCTCAACTCCACCTGCCCACCTCCACCACGCAGACCAGCGCTCTCACCTTACTGCAGACCACCTCAACTTCACCTgcccactccaccacccccactacaccacccccactccaccacccccactccacctcccccactacaccacccccactccacctccaccactccacctccaccactccaccacccccactccacctcccccactacacctcctccactacacctcccccactccacctcctccactacacctcccccactccacctcccccactccacctcccccactccaccacccccactccacctcccccactccacctccaccactccaccacccccactccacctcccccactacaccacccccactccaccacccccactccaccacccccactccacctcccccactccacctcccccactacaccacccccactccaccacccccactccaccacccccactccacctccaccactacaccacccccactccacctcccccactccacctccaccactccacctcccccactacaccacccccactacacctccaccactacaccacccccactccacctcccccactccacctccaccactccacctcccccactacaccacccccactccacctccaccactccaccacccccactccacctcctccactacacctcccccactccacctccaccactccaccacccccactccaccaccccccactacaccaccccccactccaccacccccactccacctccaccactacaccacccccactccacctcccccactccacctccaccactccacctcccccactccaccacccccactacaccacccccactccaccacccccactccacctccaccactacaccacccccactccacctcccccactccacctccaccactccacctcccccactacaccacccccactccacctccaccactccaccacccccactccacctcctccactacacctcccccactccacctcctccactacaccacccccactacaccacccccactccaccacccccactccacctccaccactacaccacccccactccacctcccccactccacctccaccactccacctcccccactacaccacccccactccacctccaccactccaccacccccactccacctcccccactccacctcccccactccaccacccccactacaccacccccactccaccacccccactccacctcccccactccaccacccccactacaccacccccactccaccacccccactccacctcccccactccaccacccccactacacctcccccactccaccacccccactccacctcccccactccacctcctccactacacctcccccactccacctcccccactccacctcccccactccacctcccccactccacctcctccactacacctcccccactccaccacccccactccacctcctccactacacctcccccactccacctcctccactacaccacccccactccacctcccccactacaccacccccactccaccacccccactccaccacccccactacaccacccccactccacctcccccactccaccacccccactccaccacccccactccacctcccccactacaccacccccactccaccacccccactacaccacccccactccaccacccccactccacctcccccactacaccacccccactccacctccaccactccacccccaccactccaccacccccactccacctcccccactacacctccaccactccaccacccccactccacctcccccactccacctccaccactccacctccaccactccaccacccccactccacctcccccactccacctccaccactccaccacccccactccacctcccccactacaccacccccactccacctcccccactccacctccaccactccaccacccccactccacctcccccactccacctccaccactccacctccaccactccaccacccccactccacctccaccactccaccacccccactccacctcccccactacaccacccccactccacctcccccactccacctccaccactccaccacccccactccaccacccccactccacctcccccactccacctccaccactccaccacccccactccacctccaccactacaccacccccactccacctcccccactacacctccaccactccaccacccccactacacctccaccactccaccacccccactccacctcccccactccacctccaccactccaccaccccccactccacctcccccactacaccacccccactccacctcccccactccacctccaccactccaccacccccactacacctcccccactccacctcccccactccacctcccccactccaccacccccactccacctccaccactacacctcccccactccaccacccccactccacctcccccactacaccacccccactccaccacccccactccaccacccccactacacctccaccactacaccacccccactacaccacccccactacacctccaccactccacctccaccactacaccacccccactccaccacccccactacaccacccccactccacctccaccactccacctccaccactacaccacccccactacacctccaccactccaccacccccactacaccacccccactccacctccaccactacacctccaccactacacctccaccactacaccacccccactccacctccaccactacacctccaccactacaccaccccccactacaccacccccactacacctccaccactccaccacccccactccacctcctccactacaccacccccactccacctcccccactacaccacccccactccaccacccccactccaccacccccactccacctcccccactacaccacccccactccacctcccccactacaccacccccactccaccacccccactccaccacccccactccacctcccccactccaccacccccactccaccacccccactacaccacccccactccaccacccccactacaccacccccactccaccacccccactccacctcccccactacaccacccccactccacctccaccactccacccccaccactccaccacccccactccacctcccccactacacctccaccactccaccacccccactccacctcccccactccacctccaccactccacctccaccactccaccacccccactccacctcccccactccacctccaccactccaccacccccactccacctcccccactacaccacccccactccacctcccccactccacctccaccactccaccacccccactccacctcccccactccacctccaccactccacctccaccactccaccacccccactccacctcccccactccacctccaccactccaccacccccactccacctcccccactacaccacccccactccacctcccccactccacctccaccactccaccacccccactccaccacccccactccacctcccccactccacctccaccactccaccacccccactccacctccaccactacaccacccccactccacctcccccactccacctccaccactccaccacccccactacacctccaccactccaccacccccactccacctcccccactccacctccaccactccaccacccccactccacctcccccactacaccacccccactccacctcccccactccacctccaccactccaccacccccactacacctcccccactccacctcccccactccacctcccccactccaccacccccactccacctccaccactacacctcccccactccaccacccccactccacctcccccactacaccacccccactccaccacccccactccaccacccccactacacctccaccactacaccacccccactacaccacccccactacacctccaccactccacctccaccactacaccacccccactccaccacccccactacaccacccccactccacctccaccactccacctccaccactacaccacccccactacacctccaccactccaccacccccactacaccacccccactacacctccaccactacacctccaccactacaccacccccactccacctccaccactacacctccaccactacaccacccccactacaccacccccactacacctccaccactccaccacccccactccacctcccccactccaccacccccactccacctccaccactacacctcccccactacacctccaccactacacctccaccacccccactacaccacccccactccacctcccccactccaccacccccactccacctccaccactacacctcccccactacacctccaccactacacctccaccacccccactacaccacccccactacaccacccccactccaccacccccactacacctcccccactccacctcccccactccaccacccccactccacctccaccactccacctccaccactccacctcccccactccacctcccccactacaccacccccactccacctccaccactccacctccaccactccacctcccccactacaccacccccactccacctcccccactacaccaccaccactccacctccaccactccacctccaccactccacctcccccactccacctcccccactacaccacccccactccacctccaccactccacctccaccactccacctcccccactacaccacccccactccacctccaccactccacctcccccactacacctccaccactccaccacccccactacacctcccccactacaccacccccactccacctccaccactccaccacccccactccacctccaccactccacctcccccactccacctcccccactacaccaccccccactccacctccaccactccacctccaccactccacctccccactacacctcccccactccaccacccccactacaccacccccactccacctcccccactacacctcccccactccacctcccccactacaccacccccactacacctccaccactccacctccaccactacacctcccccactccacctccaccactccacctccaccactacaccacccccactacaccacccccactacacctcccccactccacctccaccactccacctcccccactacaccacccccactccacctcccccactccacctccaccactccaccacccccactacacctcccccactacacctcccccactccacctccaccactccacctccaccactacaccacccccactacaccacccccactacaccacccccactacacctccaccactacaccacccccactccacctcccccactccacctccaccactccacctcccccactccacctccaccactccacctcccccactacaccacccccactacaccacccccactccaccacccccactacaccacccccactccacctcccccactccacctttTCTTCATAATAGAAggataaagaaagaaagagtggaaagacagagagaaagagagagggagagagaggcacagagagagagaactacagCGCATTTCCAGACACCATACAATTCAAACACAACCTACTAGCAATGGCTCTTCCTTAGAGATGCACACTCATTCTCACATCCGtgtccacacacgcacaccgcactcacacacatacacacacacatacacacacactcacacaccacacacacacactgcacacacccctcatgtctGCACATGGTGGAGCAGCAGGAGTAGATGTGGGGTGTAATGGAAAAATGTCACTGAGGAGAAGCGCTCAGGAGAGGCACTGTTCAGAAACCAGCAACAACTAATCCCCACCATCCACCATCTgccaatcaaacacacacacacacacacacacacacacacacacacacacacacacacacacacacacacacacacacgagtcacaCATTCCCCTCTCAGGCATCATACACACCTGTGAACagaacacacatctcacacatacGTTCTTACATAAAGTCCAGTACCACAGAGTTCTGGCATAGTCCCTGTACACACTCCCTGTTCACTCACAGCTATTGTCACACACTCGCATACATTAGGGATGTGTTGAGGATCTGGCGCCCTCTGCTGGATCATCACACCAACTTTCTTGtgctctcatctctctctctatgtatatatatatatatatatatatatatatatatatatatatatatatatatatatatacatagagagagagagagagagagagagagagagagagagatgagaggttAATACATTTGCTGTATTAATTTGCAATGTTCAGAGAAACTATTGATTTTAAGATCAGTGCTGCTCATGTCTACCATGGTTCCCTGCATGGCTGTGAATAaatggagcaggtggagcaggtggagctgCTGGTGTATAGTAAGACTTCTTTAAAGGCTCTGCAACATGTCTGCAGATCCCTTAACCTCGTCCGCTGAGCCCGACGTGCTTTTATCGGATCAGCACGGCCTCCTCCAGCTGTGGACCTCAAGGCACGATCTGCTGTCATaagtgtgcacgcacacacacacacacacacacacgtgcgcacacacacacacacacacacacacacacacacacacacacatggattgACATGACTGCATTATCTCCTCCGCTGTGAGATCAGGGTTGAGTGAGCGTTTGTCAAACGGAGACACGGTGGAAGAGTGTTTAATACAGTACACAATGCTGATTCATTCGTGAAATTGGGCTACACATTTACACGCAGAGTCCAGTTCTGTTCTGTGCTGGAGAATCGCAGGGCAGACACAGACTGATGGGGCAACTGATTATCAACAAACTAATAACCGGCCCTGCTTCCCTTTCATAAATCTGACAGGCCTCTGGGCTTTACTGCTGCACAAAGCTTGTCACATAGCCAGATGGGTTTATCACTGTGGGCCTGGTTGCCTTCGCTGTGATTTAAttaacacactcactcacagctTAAGGTTTTTTTATCACCACAAAACCCTTTGAACTGCTAACACTCAGCCTGACACGCCCCTTTACATTAAAGCCATTCAGTGTCACCAGGTGCACGAAAATCTTTTGTCTTTTGTCCTTTGCCTCTTTAAAGTATTGCACAGAAAAGGCTGTAATTTTTTTGTTCTACAGCAGAAATTATGGAATCAAAAAAATTGAAATTGTGTGCATTGACTTTTGGTCTgtactttttaaaatatatcTTTTTAGGAGGCACTCTGGGAACCTTAAACTCCGCTTTTTTTGACTTTTTGGACTTAAACCCTGCTTCTGGTAGACTACCAGAGTTCACTGGGAATAGTTTTGGttaaaatgtgcaaattcaTGTCTGCAAAGTTCAGTCTTAGAGTAGCTCTATGCATCATTATCCTTATTCTGCTCTGACACACCCGCTTTGGAGGGGTTGTTAATTACACTGGAGTTGGAAACAGCAAACACACTTCTGCTATGTAAGTGCATTTCAAAACCAGGAAACCTGTTGTAAATGAGAGATGATTCTGATCAGATGAGATGGGAGATGATTCTGATTTAAAAACACTttcttatttttgtctgttaatttatatgcatgtgtgtatgtgatatgtgtgtgtgtgtgtgtgtgtatatatgtacatgtgatatgtgtgtgtatatgtacatcTAATTTGGACATCACTACCTTTGTTCTTAGTAAAACCAACTCTATCAGTTTTTTTGGTGTTTGGGCTATGGGTCCCGTTATGCCTAACACTCTGTCAGAGGCCTGGTGTtggttcagagtgtgtgtgaatgaggatgcAGTCTTGAGTGGTGCTTTATGTGTGGAGTTTCCCGTCTAACGCAGACAGGACACTTGTCTGCTTACGTCCCCACGCCTTTGTGAGTTTGTGAATTTCATATGTATTAGTGattgagtgtgtgcgtgtgtatgtgtgtgtgcgtgtgtatgtgtgcatgtgtgtgtggctaggtgtgtgggtgggtggagaacAATTCATTAACTCCAGTTACAAATTTGTAACTTTTCTGACTCAGCATCAGTTTGTCAGATGACCGTCTTATGTCACTGGATCTGAGCTCCTGGTTTTAAACAAGTCAAGAAATCACAACGGCACTGACATGAATGCGAGTAGCGGAGGAGCAAAGGGAGTATCCTAAACGAGCGTGAGGAAGCGTGAGGAGACAGCATGCCTGCAGACCACACGCTGCAGCTTGTCACATTACTTCCAGTACAGCCACAGGTCTTAATAACAAACTAGCCTGGTCCACAACAGGGCACGGCAGCGTGAGTCTAATAACTGAGTCTAATCATCATCTGACCTCCTTCCTCAGCAGAAGGTCACAGTTCCCTTCAGCTTCCTGGAGACTTGTGGATCTACACATTTCCCCGTAAGGACTTTTGACCAAGGTCACGACGGGCTCTCTTGAAAACATTCTGAACAAAACTCTAGATTTTACTCACATCCTGCTACTTCAAACAGTGGTCATCCATAGCTTGGCATTTTCTTACATTACTTGTGtaaaataatataacataaTTGTAATAGATTAATTGTTGTTTCCCAGCAGGAATGACCAGTGTTCTCCTGCTGTGATGTCTGGAGTGGCTTCCAAGGCATTGTTAGCATTGTCAGTTGTTTTGACCTTAGCTCAGTTTGTGATGGGCTTCTGGTTTATGGTTGGATTGGTTTCACAGGAACTATATGACTGTTTATGTAGTTTCTGCAGCGATGGCAGCTGAGAACCCAGACGCGGTGTGATGTCTGATAGAGCAGTTTAATTAGATACAGCTCCAGGGAGCTGGACACAGACTGCGTCTGATTAAAGGCGCCAAATTCATCCCACTTTCCTCTTTAACCTTCACGCTTTGCCTGATGGCTCATAAACATCAGCTGGGATCTCTTGTCTGTATCCTGGAGAAACCTCACGGCCCCTTGATTCAGGGAGAGAGCGCCACAGCAGTTATTTTAAATGCCAAAGATGACAGTGTCTTCATCTGCTCCTGCTAGCCTgcatggcacatcaatgcgttTGGCTTGAAAACACTGAAATGAGCCGACACAAGGCGGGAAAAGTGAAAAACTCTTTTTACAGTCGCCTCACATGCCAGTGCGGAGAGAATGGGCGAGGGCggagtggtgggggggggagctGCCTGACAGGCTGTCTGACTGGAGCCTGATCGCCTTTCTAACCACCACCCCCAACTGTTTTTCAAGGAACAATTCACATTATCAATTGTGCTTGAGTTCAGTGCACATAAGCAAGTGCAAGAGACAGAGCCAAGAACATTGTGAAATACATCTAGGCAGGTGAACGCCTGCTTGTCTCGGGTTACAATAAACTGGAGCTGCAGTCCCGACCAGAGCCACACCtgagacagaacacacagatcTGGAGCAGGTATGAACATACTCTCATTATGACCGATTCCTGTCGCTACAGTTAGATTCCTCTTAACTAAGAATATGGaggaatttttttttccagacgaTTTCATTCTGAGTCACAGGCTTGTTAATTAACAACTTTGCATAACTGTTGATTAACAGCAAAAATATAGCAAAAAAAGATGTGTGCTTTCAGCTTGAAGATTTCTCCAGCCCTTAATGATAGTGCTGTAATTACTCATAGTGAGCTGTGTAGCACATTTTAGATGAAATTATAGTGAAGGATATAAATACAGGATGCAGTGTAACTCTTTTATCTGTTTCTAAATTGACATTCATACGCTGTAGGAAATAGTGGTTTAAGTACTGagtgtctgctgtctgtgtttctgcttcTGCAGGTCACACTCACTGCTGATTCAAACGATCATCTAAATTCTAATCAGGTTTAAAggaaaaacaaagacaaatgtAAAACCGATTTAACGTTGTCAAAGTGATATTGCTATTTGTTTTTATCACAGATTACAGTTAAGTGTGCTTAATCTCTGGGAGAAGCAGGACGTGAGAACCTTAGCTAAACTCCACCCGAGTGTCCCGTACATCCCAGGCACACAGGATGAGTGTATCGACCCAGCGGCGAGTTGTGTCCAAAGAGGGCCACAACAATGTTCACATCGATAATGTAGAGGGTATGGTGCAGATCTACCTGCACGACATCTGGACCACCGTGCTCGATATGAAATGGCGCTACAAACTCACCCTCTTCGTCTCCACCTTCTTCACCACTTGGTTCATCTTTGGTGTCGTCTTCTATCTCATTGGCATGAAGAATGGCGACATCGACATCGTGCATTCATCAAACCACACGCCATGTGTGACCAACGTTGCCTCGCTAATGGGGGCGTACCTCTTCTCTCTGGAGTCGCAGGCCACCATTGGCTATGGCTTCCGTCACATCTCCGAAGAGTGCCCATTGGCCATCCTGGCCCTGGTGGCGCAGGTGGTGTTCACAAGCCTGGCGGAGATCTTCGTCACGGGCGCCTTCCTGGCCAAGCTGGCCAGGTCCAAGAAGAGAGCGGAGAGCGTCCGGTTCAGCCGCTACGCGGTGGTGTGCGTGCGGCAGGGCAAGGCGTGCGTGATGGTGCGCGTGGCCAACATGAGGCAGAGCCTGCTGGTACAGTGCCAGCTTATCGGGAAACTTTTCTCCCCCTACATCACAGAGGAGGGGGAGAAAACTCTGCTCCACCAGGCTGCCGTGAGCTTCCAGCTCGATTGCGGTGACGAGTTTCCGTTCCTCGGCATGCCGCTCACGTTCTACCACGAGCTGGACGAGAGCAGCCCGCTGGCCGGCCTCACCGCGGAGAGCCTGAAGACCAGGGACTTTGAGCTGGTTCTCTCCCTCAGTGCCACCACTGAGTCTACGGCCAGCTTTTGCCAATGCCGCACATCCTACACCCCCCAGGAGTTCCTGTGGGATTGTGAGTTTGAACCTCTGCTCTATATTGCACCTAGGGGCAGACATATCATAGACTTCGGCTTTTTTGACAAGGTCCAGGCAAGCATGGAGCCCTCTCTGCTTCAGAACCCCCAGACTGAGAAGCTCCGACTGGAGGATGAATACAGGAGAGAGTGAAGGCTCTACTGGAGCATCCATGCACCGTAGGAAACAACGCACAGAACTAGAACACCTGCACAGGTTATGTCCTACACGCCAAAGAATGACCACTAATTCAAGTAGAGCATTTTAGATGATACCAAATCGAGACCAAGACCTTGATCAATGGAGTTAGGATCAATACAGAGACCAAGATCAGTCAGGGTTAGGTGGCCAAGACTGGGTCAAACTTGAGACCACAAAAGGCAAGTTAAATTCAAGACCATAAATCTTAATAATTTAAATATTCTTTTTTCCAGGGATGGGAGATGGTTAAGATGGTTAAGAATCCGACAGGAAACTGGATATTTCAACTCAGGAGAGTGTATGACGTTCAGATGCCTGATAGATAATAAAAGACTGGTCATATGAGATGGTTAAAGTATGGCTTCCTGTTTGTGGTGAAAATTGATTGTGCAACTAATATGCCAACTATTTACTTGGATAAAATGTAGTCTTAATTAGGTCATGTCCTAAGGGTTCTAAACAGTAGTCACGGTCATGATCACAACATGTTTTCCAACTCCTGCGGGTTTGTGTCCACGTATCAGATGTCATTTTCAATCAGGCCTGTGTAGTGGTTATTTCTCTATGTAGTTATAGTATTAATGATAGATTTGACAAAGAGGAAATGTATGTATTACTAAACTAGggcaaaatgtttttaatataCCAAACAAATATTTCAGACCATAGTACATGTTTGAAAGTTTCAATTATTGAATAAAAAACTCAAATGTTAACATTTATGGACTGTTTGGGATATGTATCCGTTCTCTTGCTACATACATGTCCCCTGCTTGGTTTTCTGAGGATCATATGTTTCTGCATTTGTTGTGGCAACATACGTTcagtccgtctgtctgtccgtgTGCTATGACACTCAGAAAAAGAGGACAGTGGCAACAGAGAATATAATGGCTTCTGTTTGGGAACAGAACACAGGACGACAACACTGCACCATTACACGCAGACAGTAGAACAGTTTGGTTTGAAAATAGTTTATTAAATTGACTCAGTAGAAAATCATATAATTTATGGACGTTCCTGCTTTTGTCAGCAATCTCAGAGTATTCTGTCCCGTGCACCGTTGAGAGGGATTCACATAGTTACGCGTTTCCTCCTGTGAAGCCTACCAACACTGAGAGAGGTCCAAACACCACACCAGACCAGCttccacacaaacaacacatctTATATTATCACATATAGCTTGCGTTTGTAAACAATTGTATATAGAGCTTAAAGTTCAAAGGCCACAATTGTTTTCAGCAACTTTGGTCcacatatttttttttctctaagtATGTATAAAAATGTCTGTCTTTGGCTGGCTGAGATCAACTCGTAGTGTTTAAATGCATAAGTTATCTGTCATATCTATCATATAAAAAGAAATAGAACACTGAATTGTATACTTCAATCTGACAAACGCACAGCGTTCGCGACTCagaaaaaaacaataacaaaaaactGGTTCTTTGGAAAATCTCCACCATTGTGTGAGGAACTTCATCCCTAAGGCActgatttgaaaaaaaaatccaccTCTGTCCAAAGAAAGGTTTGAGGTCATTTAAAACACTTAAAGAATCCTTCAATTTCCAGTTTTCTGCAAAGATGCATAATTTGAAGCTCC
This window contains:
- the kcnj15 gene encoding ATP-sensitive inward rectifier potassium channel 15, whose product is MSVSTQRRVVSKEGHNNVHIDNVEGMVQIYLHDIWTTVLDMKWRYKLTLFVSTFFTTWFIFGVVFYLIGMKNGDIDIVHSSNHTPCVTNVASLMGAYLFSLESQATIGYGFRHISEECPLAILALVAQVVFTSLAEIFVTGAFLAKLARSKKRAESVRFSRYAVVCVRQGKACVMVRVANMRQSLLVQCQLIGKLFSPYITEEGEKTLLHQAAVSFQLDCGDEFPFLGMPLTFYHELDESSPLAGLTAESLKTRDFELVLSLSATTESTASFCQCRTSYTPQEFLWDCEFEPLLYIAPRGRHIIDFGFFDKVQASMEPSLLQNPQTEKLRLEDEYRRE